The proteins below come from a single Lepidochelys kempii isolate rLepKem1 chromosome 20, rLepKem1.hap2, whole genome shotgun sequence genomic window:
- the LOC140901036 gene encoding exendin-3-like, translating into MKSLQWLYLYGLVIAVLIPASWQIVLKDLSDESRWQSFESKSARSFTSNIKRHSEGTFTSDFTRYLDKMKAKDFVHWLINTKRYRWLAQAIISTLA; encoded by the exons ATGAAAAGCCTACAGTGGCTCTACCTATATGGACTAGTAATTGCGGTGTTGATCCCAGCCAGCTGGCAGATTGTCCTCAAAGATTTGTCCGATGAGTCTAG ATGGCAATCTTTCGAATCGAAAAGCGCTCGGAGTTTTACTTCCAACATCAAGAGGCATTCCGAAGGCACCTTCACCAGTGATTTTACCAGATATTTGGACAAGATGAAGGCCAAGGACTTTGTGCACTGGCTTATCAACACGAAACGTTACAG gtggctggcccaggccataATCTccacactagcttga